In bacterium, a single genomic region encodes these proteins:
- a CDS encoding circularly permuted type 2 ATP-grasp protein, with protein MTTNIPEAIRFYNSSLETYAQSIPEIYQQFSKDCEKRKLTFGGRSMFNFLRPNFVSIEQYQYIRHVCKILRNAVTKFKQAALSDEKYLRQAGLIDKERSLVMIHPGYDRLSITARWDSFLSDEEFCFVELNAECPAGIAYSEIAADVYSRLPFVQDFKKRFRVHKFKIRQTLLDGLLKTYNEYRGNNKSKKPTIAIVDWREVPTYTEFELFKEFFESKGLNCVIADPRDLEYSNGRLKHNGTAIDLVYKRILTNDCVEKPDETKALVDAYRNHDVCMINPFRAKLVHKKSLFAVLTHEQNRNLFNSDELSVIAKHIPWTRLICNENTIFNGRKIDLVNYISINKNQFVIKPNDEYGGKGVYLGKETNETEWNQIINDAVNGEPYVVQEIVKIPRAAFPIVDNHSIKYVNMVVDLDPYVFGSKTEGLLTRLSSSSLANVTAGGGTTPTFVIERIATKKSRISAKVTLKTKSSNKIKNKVFKRSKNKKVSNRKKGKRNAR; from the coding sequence ATGACCACCAATATCCCTGAAGCAATCCGTTTTTATAATAGCAGTTTAGAGACGTACGCGCAATCCATTCCGGAAATTTATCAACAGTTTTCCAAAGATTGTGAAAAGAGAAAATTGACTTTCGGTGGTCGTTCCATGTTCAATTTTTTACGGCCGAACTTTGTCAGCATCGAGCAATACCAGTATATTCGTCACGTTTGCAAGATACTGAGAAATGCCGTTACTAAATTCAAGCAAGCCGCTCTCTCTGATGAAAAATATTTGCGTCAAGCAGGATTGATCGATAAAGAACGATCGTTGGTTATGATCCACCCCGGATATGATCGGCTCTCTATAACGGCACGATGGGATTCTTTTTTGAGTGATGAAGAGTTTTGTTTTGTCGAATTGAACGCGGAATGTCCTGCGGGGATTGCTTATTCTGAAATTGCAGCCGATGTTTATAGCCGGTTGCCATTTGTCCAAGATTTTAAGAAACGCTTCAGGGTACATAAATTCAAAATCCGACAGACATTACTTGACGGGCTATTAAAAACCTATAACGAATATCGCGGAAATAATAAATCTAAAAAACCGACTATAGCGATCGTCGATTGGAGAGAAGTACCGACTTATACTGAGTTTGAACTATTCAAAGAATTTTTTGAAAGTAAAGGCTTGAACTGTGTTATCGCCGATCCAAGGGATTTAGAGTATTCAAATGGTCGATTGAAACACAACGGCACTGCCATTGATTTGGTGTATAAACGAATTCTTACCAATGATTGTGTTGAAAAGCCCGATGAAACCAAGGCATTGGTCGATGCCTATCGTAATCACGATGTTTGTATGATTAATCCATTTCGTGCAAAACTTGTCCACAAGAAATCTTTATTTGCAGTCTTGACTCATGAACAAAATCGGAACTTATTTAATTCTGATGAACTTTCTGTTATTGCTAAACATATACCTTGGACGCGATTGATTTGTAATGAGAATACGATTTTCAATGGGAGAAAAATTGATTTAGTGAATTACATCTCTATTAACAAAAATCAATTTGTGATTAAACCTAATGACGAATATGGTGGAAAAGGGGTATATCTCGGAAAAGAAACGAATGAAACTGAGTGGAATCAAATTATCAATGACGCAGTAAATGGCGAACCTTATGTGGTTCAAGAAATAGTAAAAATTCCCCGAGCTGCATTCCCAATTGTTGACAACCATTCTATCAAGTACGTCAATATGGTTGTAGACTTGGATCCGTATGTGTTTGGATCAAAAACTGAAGGTCTTTTGACTCGTTTATCTTCCTCATCTTTAGCGAATGTAACAGCCGGTGGTGGAACTACTCCCACATTTGTGATTGAAAGAATAGCAACAAAAAAATCTCGAATCAGCGCTAAAGTAACACTTAAAACCAAATCATCTAACAAAATTAAAAATAAAGTATTTAAACGCTCTAAAAACAAAAAAGTATCAAATCGTAAAAAAGGGAAACGCAATGCCCGATAA
- a CDS encoding carboxylate-amine ligase — protein MPDKHSFTLGIEEEYQIVDAQTKELRSHVSTQLLEEGKMILAEQIKMEMHQSVVEAGTHICHTIQEAKKDVVKLRSTLSKLAEKRGLKIVAASTHPFSDWKTQEISEHEHYKQIVENMQDLARANLIFGLHIHIGMPDNESCIAILNQIRYFLPHILALSTSSPFWIGRNTGLKSIRTKIFKRFPRTDLPPYFESWSEFDNYVNLLLKTNCIDNRKKIWWDARPHPSFGTLEIRVCDLPTRADETIAIAALVQALMHTLYHKLYKQNLSWRNYSNALISENKWRASRYGLNGKLVDFGKQEEVHVKDLIYELIRLIDESVDELGSRNEINYIYKILDEGSSADRQLKVFEQSGKNLHAVVDYLIQDTVTNLS, from the coding sequence ATGCCCGATAAACACTCTTTTACGCTCGGCATTGAAGAAGAATATCAAATAGTTGATGCTCAGACAAAAGAATTACGTTCACATGTAAGTACCCAGCTACTCGAGGAAGGTAAGATGATTTTGGCTGAGCAAATCAAAATGGAAATGCACCAATCAGTCGTGGAAGCAGGGACTCACATCTGCCACACAATTCAAGAGGCAAAAAAGGATGTGGTAAAACTCCGGAGCACGCTGTCAAAACTGGCCGAAAAAAGGGGGTTGAAGATTGTGGCAGCAAGCACACATCCATTCAGCGATTGGAAAACACAGGAAATCAGTGAACATGAGCATTATAAGCAAATAGTTGAAAATATGCAGGATTTAGCCAGGGCTAACCTGATTTTTGGCTTGCACATTCATATCGGAATGCCCGATAATGAATCATGCATTGCTATTCTAAATCAAATTCGATACTTTTTACCACATATTTTGGCCTTGTCAACAAGTTCACCATTTTGGATAGGGCGGAATACTGGTTTAAAGTCAATAAGAACAAAGATTTTTAAGAGATTTCCACGAACAGATCTTCCTCCATATTTTGAATCCTGGTCTGAATTCGATAATTATGTAAATTTATTACTCAAAACGAATTGTATTGACAACCGCAAGAAAATTTGGTGGGATGCCAGGCCTCATCCAAGTTTTGGTACATTAGAAATTCGCGTTTGTGATTTACCAACTCGTGCGGATGAAACAATAGCCATCGCTGCGTTAGTACAGGCACTGATGCATACGTTGTATCACAAATTGTATAAGCAAAACCTTAGTTGGAGAAATTATTCCAATGCTTTAATATCAGAAAACAAATGGAGGGCGAGCCGATATGGTTTGAATGGCAAACTAGTCGATTTTGGTAAGCAAGAAGAAGTTCACGTTAAAGATCTGATTTACGAGCTTATAAGGTTAATCGATGAATCTGTTGATGAATTGGGGAGCCGGAATGAGATCAATTATATTTATAAGATACTTGATGAAGGCAGTAGTGCCGATAGACAACTTAAAGTATTTGAACAAAGCGGCAAAAATTTACACGCAGTAGTTGATTATTTAATACAAGATACAGTTACTAATTTGAGTTAA
- a CDS encoding PspA/IM30 family protein codes for MGIFARMTDIMKANINDFLDKAEDPEKMIKQMVIEMEEAVNKATTAVGSAIANQKRLEKQYNENKKSADEWQNKAIQAVNAGRDDLAGQALTKKQSYMTAANSLESTLAEATKTAEQMKLQLTQLKAKLDEARVRQNTLIARHQAAKAKKMIAQQMSGVGGNAFANFDKFEKKVEDVEAEADAHSELAGESTSLDDEFKKLTSDSNVDSELAALKAQLGK; via the coding sequence ATGGGCATCTTCGCACGTATGACAGACATTATGAAAGCAAATATTAATGATTTTCTGGATAAAGCCGAAGATCCGGAAAAGATGATTAAACAAATGGTCATTGAAATGGAAGAAGCCGTCAATAAGGCAACAACGGCTGTTGGCTCGGCTATAGCGAATCAAAAGAGATTGGAAAAACAGTATAATGAAAACAAAAAATCAGCCGATGAATGGCAAAATAAGGCCATTCAAGCTGTTAATGCCGGCCGGGACGACTTGGCAGGTCAGGCATTAACTAAGAAGCAATCGTATATGACAGCTGCCAACTCATTGGAATCGACATTGGCTGAGGCCACTAAAACGGCTGAACAAATGAAACTTCAATTGACACAATTAAAAGCCAAGCTTGACGAGGCCCGCGTTCGACAAAATACCTTAATAGCACGTCATCAGGCCGCAAAAGCCAAGAAAATGATTGCTCAACAAATGAGCGGCGTTGGTGGAAATGCTTTTGCGAATTTTGACAAATTTGAGAAGAAAGTTGAAGATGTTGAAGCCGAGGCCGATGCTCATTCAGAACTTGCCGGTGAATCGACATCGTTAGATGATGAATTTAAAAAACTAACTTCAGACTCCAATGTTGATTCAGAACTCGCAGCTTTAAAGGCACAACTTGGCAAATAG
- the rpoC gene encoding DNA-directed RNA polymerase subunit beta' produces MTIGISSPDAILSRSYGEVTKAETINYRSFKPEKDGLFCEKIFGPVKDWECHCGKYKRIRYKGIICDRCGVEVTLKAVRRERMGHIALAVPVVHIWFFRSLPSKIGSLLGLSIKQLDKIIYYENYVVVQPGKSGLKYKDIIPEEELYRIKEELGVENELLPNTDPDKFIALIGGEAVKELLKRCDVEQMSIDARRILRDPSTSMQKRTDVLKQLRVADAFRNREGDTYNMPEWMVLDVIPVIPPELRPLVPLEGGRFATSDLNDLYRRVIIRNNRLRKLIEIKAPEVILRNEKRMLQEAVDSLFDNSRKTAAVRSDSNRPLKSLSDMLKGKQGRFRQNLLGKRVDYSGRSVIVVGPELKLHECGLPKEMAVELFKPFIIRKLVERGYVKTVKSAKRMVDKHGPEVWEILEKIVEDHPVMLNRAPTLHRLGIQAFQPVLIEGRAIQVHPLVCAAFNADFDGDQMAVHIPLSYEAQIETRLLMLSSHNVIQPSSGRPIAIPSQDIVLGCYYLTKEKKGGLAEGSKFASIEQVRMAFDAGSVELHSKIKLRIEDPNANSKKPVFKYIDTSVGRAIFNEIVPKGMGYLNELLTKKKMEEIVSKMHSIIGNLKTVEFLDNLKMLGFTFAMRSGSSIGIDDVLSPPNKEDVLKEAKQQVEKVQKTYRMGLMTDGERYNKIIDIWTHASNDVAAAMYKAITVSRDGFNPIFMMMDSGARGSRDQIKQLGGMRGLMSKPQKSMTGQVGEIIEHPITSSFKEGLSVWEYFISTHGARKGLADTALKTADAGYLTRRLVDVAQDVIITEVDCGTILGVSTSAIKEGEEIKESLGERCLGRVAADDVVDPSSGDVVIEAGELVDEDKAEMLSNSAIETVVIRSVLTCESKRGVCSKCYGRNLATGTIVDMGEAVGVMAAQSIGEPGTQLTLRTFHIGGVASRIGEQPQALAKSNGKITFGQGIKFLERKSDNSRICLSRNARIELHEDGRLVYAYKVPYGATVAVRDSQTVKKDDLIMTWDPYNTPIIAENDGVVQFEGIKEGVTCREEADEATGMKHLVIIDSRDKKITPTLVLKKGRETLESHILPTRAYLVVKDGDDVVSGDPIAKIPREMSKTKDITGGLPRVQELFEARRPRDSAIVSEIDGYIKVGKISRGYREVSVEGKEGEAKSYKIPFGKHLIVHDGDYVYAGEQLCDGSVAPHDILRIKGPSEVQRYLVNEIQEVYRTQGVKINDKHIEIIVRQMLQRVRILDPGDTIFLQDDQVDRLRFLDENQKIREKVVITNKGDSSLKDGQILTKAELDKILKKYEKKKGPEFREAMPATAEPLLLGITQASLSTESFISAASFQETTKVLADAAISCKTDYLLGLKENVIMGRLIPAGTGLKQYQDIRVTSKTLAEEGKNGNGSKRSKKEVAK; encoded by the coding sequence ATTACCATCGGAATTTCTTCCCCGGACGCAATTCTTAGCCGTTCGTACGGAGAAGTGACAAAGGCCGAAACGATTAATTACCGCAGTTTTAAACCGGAAAAAGACGGTTTGTTTTGCGAAAAGATTTTCGGTCCCGTCAAAGATTGGGAATGCCATTGTGGAAAGTACAAACGCATCCGTTATAAAGGTATTATTTGTGACCGTTGCGGCGTCGAAGTGACGTTGAAAGCGGTGCGCCGCGAACGGATGGGGCACATTGCTTTAGCCGTGCCCGTTGTTCATATTTGGTTTTTCCGCTCGTTGCCATCAAAAATCGGCAGCTTGCTGGGATTGAGCATTAAGCAATTAGACAAAATAATTTATTACGAAAATTATGTTGTGGTTCAGCCCGGCAAGAGTGGATTGAAATACAAAGACATTATTCCGGAAGAAGAATTATACCGTATCAAAGAAGAATTAGGCGTTGAAAATGAATTGTTGCCTAACACCGATCCGGACAAATTTATTGCATTGATCGGTGGAGAAGCCGTCAAAGAATTGCTCAAACGTTGCGATGTCGAACAGATGTCGATCGACGCCCGTAGAATTCTTCGCGATCCTTCAACTTCTATGCAAAAACGTACGGACGTTCTGAAACAACTCCGTGTTGCGGACGCATTTCGCAATCGCGAAGGTGATACCTACAACATGCCGGAATGGATGGTACTTGATGTGATTCCGGTTATTCCGCCTGAATTACGTCCCTTAGTGCCTTTGGAAGGCGGGCGTTTCGCTACCAGCGATCTTAATGATTTGTATCGCCGTGTGATCATTCGTAATAATCGGCTTCGCAAATTAATCGAGATCAAAGCGCCTGAAGTGATTTTGCGTAATGAAAAACGCATGTTGCAGGAAGCGGTCGACTCCTTATTTGACAATTCAAGGAAAACAGCCGCTGTACGCAGCGACAGCAATCGTCCTCTGAAATCGTTATCAGATATGCTCAAAGGTAAACAAGGACGTTTTCGTCAAAACCTTTTGGGTAAACGTGTAGATTATTCCGGCCGTTCAGTGATTGTTGTTGGTCCGGAATTAAAACTTCATGAATGCGGATTACCAAAAGAAATGGCCGTTGAGTTATTCAAGCCGTTTATTATCCGCAAATTGGTTGAACGCGGTTACGTCAAGACGGTCAAGAGTGCAAAACGCATGGTGGACAAACACGGACCGGAAGTTTGGGAAATCCTTGAAAAGATTGTTGAAGATCATCCGGTCATGCTCAATCGCGCTCCTACGTTGCACCGTCTGGGTATCCAGGCATTCCAGCCTGTCTTAATTGAAGGCCGTGCCATTCAAGTGCATCCGTTAGTTTGTGCCGCATTCAATGCTGACTTTGACGGCGATCAGATGGCCGTTCACATTCCATTGTCATATGAGGCTCAAATTGAAACCCGGTTGCTGATGCTCTCAAGCCATAACGTTATTCAGCCTTCCAGCGGTCGTCCAATTGCGATACCGTCACAGGATATTGTGTTGGGATGTTATTACCTTACCAAAGAGAAAAAAGGTGGCTTGGCTGAAGGAAGTAAATTTGCTTCCATCGAACAAGTACGTATGGCATTCGATGCCGGTTCGGTTGAACTTCATTCAAAGATCAAATTGCGTATCGAAGATCCGAATGCTAACAGTAAGAAACCGGTTTTTAAATATATCGATACGAGTGTCGGCCGAGCCATTTTTAACGAAATCGTTCCGAAGGGAATGGGGTATTTGAATGAATTACTTACCAAGAAAAAGATGGAAGAGATCGTTTCCAAGATGCATTCGATAATTGGAAATCTCAAAACCGTTGAATTTCTTGATAATTTAAAAATGCTCGGGTTCACATTTGCTATGCGATCAGGTTCATCCATCGGTATTGACGATGTATTGTCACCTCCGAATAAAGAAGACGTTCTCAAAGAAGCCAAACAACAAGTCGAAAAAGTTCAAAAAACTTATCGAATGGGCTTGATGACGGACGGTGAACGTTACAATAAAATTATCGATATCTGGACGCATGCATCGAATGATGTTGCAGCGGCCATGTATAAAGCGATTACAGTCTCCCGCGACGGTTTTAATCCCATTTTCATGATGATGGATTCCGGCGCTCGTGGATCCCGTGATCAGATCAAACAGCTTGGTGGTATGCGCGGTCTGATGTCGAAACCGCAAAAATCAATGACAGGCCAAGTCGGAGAAATTATCGAACACCCGATTACTTCTAGTTTCAAAGAAGGCCTTTCGGTGTGGGAGTATTTCATTTCAACCCACGGCGCGCGTAAAGGTCTGGCCGATACGGCTTTGAAAACGGCTGATGCCGGTTATTTGACTCGTCGATTAGTGGACGTTGCACAGGACGTTATCATCACTGAGGTTGATTGCGGTACTATTTTAGGCGTCAGTACAAGTGCAATCAAAGAAGGTGAAGAAATTAAGGAGTCGTTGGGTGAACGATGTTTAGGTCGTGTAGCTGCCGACGACGTTGTCGATCCTTCTTCCGGAGACGTTGTGATCGAAGCAGGAGAGTTGGTCGATGAAGATAAAGCCGAGATGTTATCCAATTCTGCTATTGAAACTGTTGTTATTCGTTCCGTATTAACATGTGAATCCAAACGCGGAGTATGTTCGAAATGCTACGGACGTAATCTTGCAACCGGAACAATAGTTGATATGGGTGAGGCCGTCGGTGTTATGGCAGCGCAATCAATCGGTGAACCTGGAACTCAGTTAACTTTGCGTACCTTTCACATCGGTGGCGTTGCTTCACGTATTGGTGAACAACCGCAGGCATTGGCCAAATCAAACGGCAAGATCACATTCGGACAGGGAATCAAATTCCTTGAAAGAAAATCAGATAACTCGCGTATTTGTTTGAGTCGTAACGCACGTATTGAATTGCACGAAGACGGACGATTGGTTTATGCATACAAAGTTCCTTACGGTGCGACTGTGGCTGTTCGTGACAGTCAGACTGTGAAAAAAGATGATCTCATCATGACATGGGATCCGTACAATACGCCAATAATTGCTGAAAATGATGGCGTGGTGCAATTTGAAGGAATCAAAGAAGGTGTGACCTGCCGTGAAGAAGCCGATGAAGCAACCGGTATGAAGCACTTAGTGATTATTGATTCCCGCGATAAAAAAATTACTCCAACACTCGTCCTGAAGAAAGGCAGAGAAACGCTGGAATCACACATTCTTCCGACCCGTGCGTATCTTGTGGTGAAGGATGGTGACGATGTAGTTTCAGGAGATCCGATTGCGAAAATTCCACGAGAGATGTCCAAAACTAAAGATATTACCGGCGGTCTACCGCGTGTGCAAGAATTGTTTGAAGCCCGCAGGCCGCGTGATTCCGCCATCGTCAGTGAAATCGACGGCTATATAAAGGTCGGTAAGATCTCTCGCGGATATCGTGAAGTAAGCGTTGAAGGAAAAGAAGGCGAAGCGAAATCTTATAAAATTCCGTTTGGAAAACACCTTATTGTTCATGATGGCGATTACGTGTACGCCGGTGAACAATTGTGTGACGGTTCGGTCGCTCCACACGATATTCTTCGCATCAAAGGTCCTTCGGAAGTACAGCGTTATCTTGTCAACGAAATTCAGGAAGTGTACCGTACGCAAGGCGTTAAAATCAACGATAAGCACATTGAGATTATCGTTCGACAGATGCTGCAACGTGTTCGCATTCTGGATCCGGGCGATACGATTTTCTTACAAGATGATCAGGTTGATCGTTTAAGATTTTTAGACGAAAACCAGAAGATTCGTGAAAAAGTCGTTATTACCAATAAAGGGGACTCAAGCCTAAAAGATGGCCAGATTCTCACTAAGGCCGAGTTGGATAAGATTCTCAAGAAATATGAGAAGAAAAAGGGGCCGGAATTCAGAGAAGCAATGCCGGCGACTGCTGAACCGCTGTTATTGGGAATTACGCAAGCTTCATTGAGTACTGAAAGTTTCATATCAGCTGCTTCTTTCCAAGAAACGACTAAAGTTTTGGCTGATGCTGCAATTAGTTGCAAAACTGACTATTTGCTAGGTCTGAAAGAGAACGTGATCATGGGACGTCTTATACCTGCTGGAACAGGATTAAAACAGTATCAAGACATCCGTGTTACTTCAAAAACTTTAGCCGAAGAAGGAAAAAATGGAAACGGATCCAAGCGATCCAAGAAAGAAGTCGCCAAATAG